The Glycine soja cultivar W05 chromosome 6, ASM419377v2, whole genome shotgun sequence genome has a window encoding:
- the LOC114414196 gene encoding uncharacterized protein LOC114414196: protein MDVKKYWFGSRSQRTQNIRLGRSYTKPYRSYSPSSYDGTKTTVWKMLWRKLKRSSDHKKKVFSSHTTMEGVYDQETYSMNFDQGTGWMEPENLPRSFSARFAYPSRILPPKHLLS, encoded by the coding sequence atggatgtgaagaagTACTGGTTCGGTTCAAGAAGTCAAAGGACACAAAACATAAGGTTGGGTCGGAGCTACACAAAACCGTATAGGAGCTATTCTCCAAGCAGCTATGATGGCACAAAAACAACAGTGTGGAAGATGCTATGGAGAAAGCTGAAAAGATCATCAGATCATAAGAAGAAAGTGTTCAGTTCTCACACTACAATGGAGGGTGTTTATGATCAAGAAACATACTCAATGAACTTTGATCAAGGAACGGGATGGATGGAGCCAGAAAATCTCCCTCGTTCCTTCTCAGCTCGGTTTGCTTATCCATCTAGGATCTTGCCACCAAAACATTTATTGAGTTGA
- the LOC114415102 gene encoding nitrate regulatory gene2 protein-like, translating to MGCAQSRIDNEESVSRCKDRKNLIKDAVVARNAFAAGHSGYAVALKNTGAALSDYAHGETHDPHPPPLDPPSSSADPPPPPPPPIDDSLPPPPPPLPEFSPAPAPLSRSVTMPAGVMHHYRHRSPVPLSIAEEDEEQDATPKLARKTAGSPPPEMKTPPPPPPESKGMAWDYFFMVENMPGRSLSAEDDNDDDDDDDNHIHNHNHNDDGERKMENVVEDEVEPKTPDKVQEHENVSIHEEHDDGISEAKKYIEHSKTAPAEFRRAIKVVPSVTLMQILNVLDDHFLKASEGAQEVTKMLEATRLHYHSNFADNRGHIDHSARVMRVITWNRSFRGVSNGDAAKDDIDSEEYETHATVLDKLLAWEKKLYEEVKQGELMKFEYQRKVAILNKQKKRGASAESLEKTKAAVSHLHTRYIVDMQSMDSTVSEVNHIRDAQLYPKLVALVIEMANMWENMCLHHDSQLKIVTDLKSLDISQAPKETTKHHYDRTVQLEKVILEWHLQFEKLVTQQKHYIKALNSWLKLNLIPIESNLKEKISSPPKAQNPPIQALLHAWHDYVDKLPDELAKSAISSFAAVIKTILLQQEEEMKLKERCEETRKEYLKKKQAFEEWYQKHLMRRGPDEAEHERGEEVNTNNPVSERQFVVESLQKRLEEEIESHQKHCIQVREKSLQSLKTRLPELFRALSDYAHACAEAYEKLKLITQSRGGGA from the exons ATGGGTTGTGCACAGTCCCGAATAGACAACGAGGAATCCGTGTCTCGCTGCAAGGACCGTAAAAATCTCATCAAAGACGCCGTCGTCGCTCGCAACGCCTTCGCCGCCGGCCATTCAGGCTACGCCGTTGCGCTCAAGAACACCGGCGCCGCCCTCAGCGACTACGCCCACGGCGAGACCCACGACCCCCACCCTCCGCCCCTCGACCCTCCCTCCTCCTCCGCCGACcctccgccgccgccgccgccaccAATCGACGACAGTCTCCCTCCCCCGCCGCCGCCTCTCCCGGAGTTCTCCCCCGCCCCGGCGCCGCTTTCTCGCTCCGTCACCATGCCCGCCGGCGTCATGCACCACTACCGCCACCGCAGCCCCGTCCCCCTCTCCATCGCCGAGGAGGACGAAGAGCAAGATGCAACCcccaagctggcgaggaaaacCGCCGGATCGCCGCCTCCGGAGATGAAGACTCCGCCGCCGCCGCCTCCGGAGTCGAAGGGCATGGCTTGGGATTACTTCTTCATGGTGGAGAACATGCCTGGACGTTCTCTCAGTGCTGaagatgataatgatgatgatgatgatgatgataatcatATTCATAACCATAATCATAATGATGATGGTGAGCGTAAAATGGAGAATGTGGTTGAAGATGAGGTTGAGCCTAAGACACCAGATAAAGTGCAGGAACATGAGAATGTGAGTATTCATGAGGAGCATGATGATGGGATAAGTGAAGCGAAGAAATACATTGAGCATTCTAAAACTGCTCCTGCTGAGTTTAGAAGAGCTATAAAGGTGGTTCCTTCTGTTACTCTTATGCAGATTCTCAATGTCCTTGATGATCACTTCTTGAAGGCCTCCGAGGGCGCTCAGGAAGTTACCAAGATGCTCGAGGCTACTAGGTTGCATTATCATTCCAATTTCGCCGATAATCGCG GGCACATTGATCATTCTGCTAGGGTTATGCGTGTCATAACATGGAATAGGTCCTTCAGAGGTGTGTCCAATGGGGATGCCGCTAAAGATGACATTGATTCTGAGGAATATGAAACTCATGCCACTGTGTTGGATAAGTTGTTGGCATGGGAGAAGAAACTTTATGAAGAAGTCAAG CAAGGTGAGCTTATGAAGTTTGAATATCAGAGAAAAGTTGCAATTCTAAACAAGCAGAAGAAGCGTGGTGCCAGTGCTGAATCCTTAGAAAAGACTAAAGCAGCTGTTAGCCATTTGCATACAAGATATATTGTTGACATGCAGTCGATGGATTCAACAGTTTCAGAAGTGAACCATATTCGAGATGCCCAGTTGTATCCGAAACTTGTTGCTCTTGTTATTGA GATGGCAAATATGTGGGAAAATATGTGCTTACATCATGACAGCCAGCTGAAAATAGTTACAGACCTCAAATCTCTTGATATTTCTCAAGCTCCTAAGGAAACAACCAAGCATCATTATGATCGCACTGTGCAACTTGAGAAAGTCATCCTGGAATGGCATTTACAATTTGAGAAGCTTGTGACTCAACAGAAACATTACATCAAAGCTCTTAACAGCTGGCTAAAGTTAAATCTCATTCCTATTGAAAGCAACCTAAAAGAGAAAATCTCATCCCCTCCAAAAGCTCAGAATCCTCCAATCCAAGCCCTTCTCCATGCATGGCATGATTATGTTGACAAGCTTCCTGATGAGCTTGCCAAATCTGCTATTTCCTCCTTTGCTGCTGTGATAAAGACGATCTTACTTCAGCAGGAGGAAGAGATGAAGTTAAAGGAGCGATGTGAGGAAACCAGAAAGGAATacttgaagaaaaaacaagCATTTGAGGAATGGTACCAGAAGCATTTAATGCGGAGAGGGCCTGATGAAGCAGAACATGAAAGAGGAGAGGAAGTAAACACAAATAATCCTGTCTCGGAGAGGCAGTTTGTTGTTGAGAGCTTGCAGAAGAGATTAGAAGAGGAAATTGAATCCCACCAAAAACATTGCATTCAGGTGCGAGAGAAATCACTGCAGAGTCTCAAAACTCGCTTGCCTGAACTCTTCCGTGCATTGTCAGACTATGCTCATGCCTGTGCTGAGGCTTATGAGAAGCTGAAGTTAATCACACAGTCACGAGGTGGTGGGGCATAA